Below is a window of Pocillopora verrucosa isolate sample1 chromosome 6, ASM3666991v2, whole genome shotgun sequence DNA.
ATAAATAATAGAGCCAATTCACAATgggcttggtttttttttaatataaactcAAAGTATTCTTTGTATGAcaaattatgctaaaaaaaGTCTTAAGATGAAAATTTGTGTGTTAAAGGTgagaaatgattaaaagaacTAACATAAATGCAGAGAtctttttgctctcttttaaTGAGACTGCTCTGAAAGTTTCCAATAATTCACAGAACCACTAACTGCTGttacttgttttcttgttactcCATTACTTGCTACTCTTTTTAGCAATAATCCTATCAAAGAGGGAAGCCCAAGTAAAGGCCATTGCAGCCTCCTATTTATTTCATGCTGAGCCAGCTTTATAAATTTTACGGCATTTTGTTGCTAATGGTTGCTAATGATTTCTAATCACAATtcacttgtctttttttccACCAAAGTAAATCAAAATATTGGGATGCAACCTATACACAGGTTAATACAGTCGTTCGTGGGAAGAAATGATATTTGCAAGTAAGCTACAATTAAGCAATTGCAAAGCagaagcctgaaaaattcaGGAATTGATAGGGTTTAAACCTAGATCTCCCAGAAGCTAGTTTAGGACCACTACCCACTGGGAGCAAGATAAATTTGAGTGGGTTTTATGTTCTCATAGAGGAATCTGATCTCATAATTTCATCTGAACCTTTGGATAAAATTCAAGTGTAGTTATGATCCTGGTGGGTTAGCTGCTATTTGAGTAAAGATAAATATGAAGCCTGAAAAAACTCAGGCTTTGATAGAAGGTGCACTGAGAATCAACATCAAAAATTAGTGAATGTTAGTGACAAAGAATCCAAATTAACTTCACATGCTATCACAAAACTGTAGTTGCTCTGTGCATTAACCCTTCgcaccctaacatcaacatccatattctccatacttttctccatacatttcctctcgtactgacaaggagaattcgtttgacaatcaaagcttctataggtggtgatcatttcctttattctcgtgatcttaatgaatgattaaGCCATATTACTCtatggagaaattaaatgctgtcattctcagggtttaaagggtttatAAACAAATAGTTCGATGTTACTAATATTAACAAAGTACTGATGAAAGCATATTAACTTTAACACACATCTCGTAGCAACCCGGCTAAATTCTGCAAAATGGTGAGGAATAAGCGAATCAACTTCAAAGTCTGCTAAATACATATAGATATTAAGTACAATGGTTCGTAAAAACGATCATGTCACCGCAGTCAGGAAGTGCAGAGCACAGAGACAATATTTGGCTCTGAAGACACTATTTCCTTTGTGAGTAATACAAGAATCAAGTTGAGAAGTATATGGTAGTTGAATGAATTTACCTTGGAAAAAACTGTCCGCTacactagcgactaaatacagggATGGCTCCGATCTGTGATTGGatgacaaaaatattaaaagttaataagttatatcttaactccttgctcgtgagtattgttaaccgcgtgtctcgaagtGGAACAACgaaatatcaatgcgagtgaaaacaccgatgtgtcaaacaagaaatggttacttacgtagcgaaaggaaggcagcctttcttgttcagcgaggtcaTACAGCGACATTCCAGCGATGACAAAGTCATCTGCTGATTAGCTCCGAtagttactacatcacgggcgacgagcggggcaGGAAGAAATGACCGAAgtacgagtggtcagcgggtaaacaaatttaaacacGAAGGCGCGCTATAAAACGAGAGGTGCCTTAGGTACCTCTGgatcatttgtcaatcaaccgtCGTGGCATACAGAACTCCAAAACGGCTTGAGCTGCAGTCAATGCAAGGCACTGACCAGAGGTGCATTTCTCGGTAAATTTCtatgttttcatcaaaatggAAGAATTTGTTGAGGTTTGTATTCGTTTttggcggtaaatttgaaattcgaaatgattcgcttCGCCATCGCCCAAAATTGCCATGGcgtaatttcatgtctgtttCAATACTGGATGTAGATAactgtaagaataaaaagaaaagatgaagaaatgttcaAGGTATTTCTTCAACAATGCGAAGGGGAAGTGCTGTCAATCCAGCGGAAGAAAAATAGAAGCAGAGCGACTGTTGCAGGCGAAGTTCTGGAGCGCGCGAGTGAACCGTCGCCGACCACCGATTCACTTCAACATGTCCAGGCGTCGATGTCGCCAAACGAATCATCTGTACGGGCTTCCTCCACAAATGGtgcgatttctttttctttttcttttttttaatcttagtATAATATGATTACAACAATACTGGATGATCCTTGACCTTTGGAACAATACATTAGAAAGGTAACTTAGGACTACTGTTCGACACTAACAATCACTGTGATAATGTATCACCAAGATTGAAACACTCGCGTAACACTATAATTTCTCAGAAGTAACTAATTGCAGAGTTTTTACAAACTAGGAAATACTAGTTAGAATATACTTGCAAACCACAGATTTTTTCGTATGATGCGACAGTTCATGTCTTAGactgcttccttttgatgcCTTCATTTTCCGAAATGCAGCCTTGCGTGACACCTACAAaacgttttgtcctgcctaagaatgttttgaaaagagttatttctttagaactacaGGTTTTATTTATTGCAATATTTTATACTACACCTTGGGCAAACTTGTcaatgaaacatgaaaaatgtacataaaaattgtccaaaataaaatgcaGGCGGGAAGACCAGTTGTACGATCATATCAGACTTCATGACTGTTCAGTTACGCTTTCGCTCTAACAGTTGTTTTACTTTGTCTCCACAATAGCTGATGCAAGAGAGGACGAGTtcgaaatgtgtatttactgtCG
It encodes the following:
- the LOC136282030 gene encoding uncharacterized protein, translated to MEEFVEITVRIKRKDEEMFKVFLQQCEGEVLSIQRKKNRSRATVAGEVLERASEPSPTTDSLQHVQASMSPNESSVRASSTNADAREDEFEMCIYCRQTPCVTTDSRKYLGYREAHIQNHVRRRKDYKTYWRALNKCGLWKDPIYQQVELGDHVNAVRERMPNCVIKDVRSRFPNLPGIPYML